The Daucus carota subsp. sativus chromosome 7, DH1 v3.0, whole genome shotgun sequence genome window below encodes:
- the LOC108195170 gene encoding sulfate transporter 3.1, with the protein MGEGKYESRKHVEMPPSKPFSNSLQSSLKETFFPDDPFRRFRNQPISRKIVLGLQYFVPVLEWAPRYSFDFFKSDLLAGITIASLAVPQGISYANLANLPPVIGLYSSFVPPLVYAMLGSSKDVAVGPVAVGSLLIASMLGKEVSPIDNPKLYVDLVFTATFFAGVFEAALGFLRLGFIVDYLSHATIIGFMGGAATVVCLQQLKGILGLVHFTHSTDLLSVTRSIFTQTRQWRWESGVLGCCFLFFLVLTRYMSKRKASFFWINAMAPLASVILGSILVYFTHAEQHGVQVIGHLKKGLNPVSGSELAFGSPHMGLAIKTGIITGIIVLAEGIAVGRSFAMFKNYHIDGNKEMIAFGVMNIAGSFTSCYLTSGTFSRTAVNYNAGCKSAVSNIVMATAVMITLLFLMPLFHYTPLVVLSSIIMAAMLGLIDYNGAIHLWNVDKFDFVICMSAYVGVVFGSVEIGLVIAVVISLLRVLLFLTRPRTLLLGKVPGSMAYRSTEQYPEANNVPGILILRIESPIYFTNSNYLRERIWRWINEEEDKLKDSSATELQYVVLDLSAVGSVDTSGISMLDEVEKSTSRRGIKLVLVNPGSEVMRKLGKSGFTERIGRECMYLTVGDAVDGISFVLHSHKSKAVEAEDVNINNIV; encoded by the exons ATGGGTGAAGGAAAATATGAATCCCGTAAGCATGTAGAAATGCCTCCATCAAAACCATTCTCCAACTCACTACAATCGTCACTGAAGGAGACATTCTTTCCTGATGATCCATTCAGACGATTCAGAAACCAGCCTATTTCCCGAAAGATTGTACTAGGACTACAATACTTCGTGCCAGTCCTCGAATGGGCTCCTCGTTATAGTTTTGATTTCTTTAAATCTGATCTCCTAGCCGGAATCACTATTGCCAGTCTTGCTGTTCCACAAGGCATCAGCTATGCCAACTTGGCCAACTTACCACCAGTCATCGGACTTT ATTCAAGTTTTGTTCCACCTTTAGTATACGCCATGCTGGGAAGTTCGAAAGATGTTGCAGTTGGTCCAGTTGCAGTTGGATCACTTCTCATAGCTTCGATGTTGGGGAAGGAAGTCAGCCCTATCGACAATCCGAAGCTCTACGTGGACTTGGTTTTTACTGCTACCTTCTTTGCTGGAGTTTTTGAAGCTGCACTAGGTTTCTTAAG GCTTGGATTTATAGTGGACTATCTGTCTCATGCAACAATAATAGGGTTTATGGGTGGAGCAGCCACGGTGGTGTGCCTGCAACAGCTCAAAGGGATTTTAGGACTCGTTCATTTCACTCATTCTACAGATCTTCTGTCTGTCACTCGATCTATTTTCACCCAGACGCGTCAG TGGAGATGGGAAAGTGGAGTCCTGGGTTGCTGCTTCCTTTTCTTCCTCGTCTTAACAAGATACATG AGCAAGAGAAAGGCGTCCTTCTTTTGGATAAACGCTATGGCGCCGCTGGCTTCTGTGATTCTGGGAAGCATTCTTGTGTATTTCACCCACGCTGAACAGCATGGAGTTCAAGTG ATTGGACATCTAAAGAAAGGATTGAATCCAGTGTCTGGGTCGGAATTGGCATTTGGATCTCCACACATGGGTTTGGCCATTAAGACAGGAATCATCACTGGTATTATTGTACTGGCT GAAGGTATTGCAGTGGGAAGAAGCTTTGCGATGTTCAAGAACTATCACATTGATGGTAATAAAGAGATGATTGCTTTTGGAGTTATGAACATTGCAGGCTCTTTCACTTCTTGCTATCTGACTTCTG GAACATTTTCAAGAACAGCAGTGAATTATAACGCGGGATGCAAATCTGCAGTCTCTAATATTGTGATGGCAACAGCGGTGATGATAACGTTGCTGTTTCTAATGCCATTGTTTCACTACACTCCTCTCGTGGTGCTCTCCTCCATTATCATGGCAGCAATGTTAGGTCTCATAGACTATAACGGAGCTATTCACCTCTGGAATGTCGACAAATTTGATTTTGTCATCTGTATGAGCGCATATGTTGGAGTGGTTTTTGGCAGTGTTGAAATTGGATTAGTGATTGCG GTGGTGATATCTCTGCTTCGTGTTCTGTTATTCCTTACGAGGCCAAGAACTTTACTGCTTGGCAAAGTTCCAGGGTCCATGGCATACAGAAGTACAGAACAGTACCCCGAGGCTAATAATGTTCCTGGAATCCTCATTCTTCGAATTGAAAGCCCCATCTATTTCACCAATTCCAACTACTTAAGGGAAAG GATCTGGAGATGGATTAATGAAGAGGAAGATAAGCTAAAAGATTCCTCAGCAACTGAATTACAGTATGTTGTTTTAGATTTAAGCG CTGTTGGTAGTGTAGATACGAGTGGAATTAGCATGCTCGACGAAGTGGAGAAAAGTACAAGCAGAAGAGGCATTAAG CTAGTGTTGGTTAACCCGGGAAGCGAGGTGATGAGGAAGCTGGGCAAGTCCGGGTTTACAGAAAGGATTGGGAGAGAATGCATGTATCTTACAGTCGGAGATGCAGTTGATGGAATCAGTTTCGTGCTTCACTC
- the LOC135147857 gene encoding uncharacterized protein LOC135147857 — MEKVHTRSVLKRVVIGMNDKLQPVADDDKTRAELGSFLGTLRRCVPLSYTNWSKVPKSLKTNLWSYVQQRYIIPDELERYCLESIRDSWRGCKSRIKTNHYKKYETDEERLANRPEDIPLEEFKQLLVHWADPKEQKKSVTNTENRKCYTDTHTAGPVSFAQIRKKLPEASDAEVFLKTRKRNSKNEYKSNTAVMNYRLEKIEKAVNTGEGSSNIDDLVTNGKTHGPSWLIGRTIKSAEVPTPPATNTYIQELTSQIRQNLEVEIEAKVKKDVQEEVDSKLAMVLKKLSEANPNLQINLGDLCATISSDNDNGTPLTRDASS; from the exons ATGGAGAAAGTCCATACGAGGTCAGTACTCAAAAGAGTTGTCATTGGAATGAATGACAAGCTCCAACCAGTAGCAGATGATGATAAAACTAGAGCTGAGCTAGGTAGTTTTTTGGGAACATTACGGAGGTGTGTTCCACTATCTTACACAAATTGGTCTAAAGTTCCTAAAAGCTTGAAGACTAATTTATGGAGTTATGTGCAG CAACGATACATTATTCCCGACGAATTGGAAAGGTATTGTCTCGAGTCAATTCGTGATTCCTGGAGGGGGTGCAAGAGTCGCATTAAAACGAATCATTATAAGAAATATGAGACTGATGAGGAGAGGCTAGCAAACAGGCCAGAGGATATTCCATTGGAGGAATTCAAACAGCTATTGGTGCATTGGGCAGATCCAAAAGAACAG aaAAAGTCTGTGACAAATACGGAAAATCGTAAATGCTATACGGACACACACACTGCTGGTCCCGTATCGTTTGCCCAAATTCGGAAGAAACTg CCCGAAGCATCAGATGCagaagtttttttaaaaactcgCAAGAGAAATTCCAAAAACGAGTACAAGTCCAATACTGCTGTGATGAACTACAGACTT GAGAAAATTGAAAAAGCAGTGAATACAGGGGAAGGTAGTTCTAACATTGATGATCTTGTCACTAATGGTAAAACACATGGCCCGTCTTGGCTTATTGGACGAACAATCAAGTCTGCCGAGGTTCCAACCCCTCCTGCCACGAACACTTACATCCAGGAGTTGACATCTCAGATCAGGCAAAATCTCGAAGTGGAAATTGAAGCCAAGGTAAAAAAAGATGTCCAGGAAGAAGTAGATTCAAAGCTCGCTATGGTTCTGAAAAAGTTAAGCGAGGCAAATccaaatttacaaattaatttagGAGATCTTTGTGCCACCATTTCTAGTGACAATGACAATGGTACTCCGTTGACCAGGGATGCAAGCTCTTAG